In Chryseobacterium camelliae, one DNA window encodes the following:
- a CDS encoding cupin-like domain-containing protein produces MNLSPISKVRQMNAGDFLKNHMRTAKPVVLEDFIDPGSPAFQKWNYDYFKSIAGDHQVNIYGSEIESLDRVASKPIRQSTFSEYLDQITTAPTEERLFLFNLLTIKPELKNDLRYHDITNGKILKWLPFMFFGGEGSITRNHIDIDMSHVFITQFQGIKRIWLFPWEQSDLMYKLPYNFHSLANIKEPDYNEFPGLRYINGYEAVIKPGETLYIPSGWWHYIQYETEGYSVSVRALPSSWLEKWRGFKNMVIIRNFDNLMRNIFKDRWFRHKVKAARRRAQKAIKKQKSFQI; encoded by the coding sequence ATGAATTTATCGCCTATATCTAAGGTCAGGCAAATGAATGCGGGAGATTTCCTGAAAAACCATATGAGGACCGCAAAACCTGTTGTACTGGAAGATTTTATTGATCCGGGAAGCCCTGCTTTTCAAAAATGGAATTATGACTATTTTAAGTCCATAGCCGGAGACCACCAGGTTAATATTTACGGCAGCGAAATAGAATCTCTGGACAGGGTGGCCAGCAAGCCTATACGTCAGAGCACTTTTTCAGAATACCTGGATCAGATCACAACTGCTCCTACGGAAGAAAGACTTTTCCTGTTCAACCTGCTAACGATAAAACCTGAACTTAAAAACGATCTCCGTTATCATGATATTACCAATGGCAAAATTCTGAAATGGCTGCCTTTTATGTTTTTCGGGGGTGAAGGTTCTATAACCCGCAACCATATTGATATCGATATGTCGCATGTATTCATCACCCAGTTTCAGGGTATCAAGCGCATCTGGCTTTTCCCATGGGAACAGTCTGATCTCATGTATAAGCTGCCCTACAATTTCCACAGCCTTGCGAACATAAAGGAGCCGGATTATAATGAATTTCCGGGCCTCAGGTACATCAACGGTTATGAGGCGGTCATCAAACCCGGTGAAACCCTATATATTCCTTCGGGCTGGTGGCATTACATCCAGTATGAAACAGAAGGTTATTCAGTTTCCGTCCGTGCATTGCCTTCTAGCTGGCTGGAGAAATGGCGCGGTTTCAAAAACATGGTCATCATCCGCAACTTCGATAATCTGATGCGGAATATTTTTAAAGACCGATGGTTCAGACACAAGGTGAAAGCTGCCAGAAGAAGAGCTCAGAAAGCCATTAAAAAACAGAAGAGCTTTCAGATCTAA
- a CDS encoding M1 family aminopeptidase, giving the protein MKKLSLLAVSLFFCQQWFAQQLNTDHKGLIDKEMKSFTQKMTAYNVNPNTLNYDLLYQRMEVSLDPAVYNISGSVTSHFKPSQSMNSIYFDLANTLTVSQVQYHGTNLTFQQLATKEVKINFPASLPANVTDSLTITYSGPPATDNNAFATGSQNGTPIVSTLSEPYGAQDWFPTKQSLNDKIDRFDFKITAPSQYNVAANGKLMSETQLPNGKKLTFWRTMYPMASYLVALAITNFTKLNDTMGSPPFPFVNYVYPTTANNASTMSNINWTKQIMDVFETYFGTYPFRNEKYGHMEFQYGGTCMEHQTMPSMSSWDRGVIAHELAHQWFGDKVTCGTWNDIWLNEGFATFGEHLANEKLLMTNTQFMTYLSGQKNYITGAPGGSVYVADSNLGSIGAIFSGRLSYSKGGYVLRMLKWILGDAAFYQALKDYHSRANLAYSYAQTADLNASLLQSTGKDFTEFFNDWIYGEGYPTYTIRWKQNGNQVTFRASQVQSSPTVSFFEMPLPIKVNGTGGQVAYFALNNTTNNQYFTQTVSFPVASVEFNYEYQILEKNSTVAQDATLGTADLITETFALYPNPARNELNIKGISQKTDYTIYFTDGKLVRKDTYEPGKAINIAELVPGTYMFRIKDKDVKFIKY; this is encoded by the coding sequence ATGAAAAAACTTTCCCTTTTAGCAGTAAGTTTATTCTTTTGTCAGCAATGGTTTGCCCAGCAGCTGAATACAGACCATAAAGGTCTTATTGACAAGGAAATGAAATCTTTTACCCAAAAGATGACCGCCTATAATGTCAATCCTAATACACTTAATTATGATCTGCTGTACCAAAGGATGGAGGTCAGCCTGGATCCGGCAGTATACAATATTTCCGGTTCCGTTACATCACACTTCAAGCCTTCCCAGAGCATGAACAGCATCTATTTTGATCTGGCCAATACGCTTACGGTTTCGCAGGTGCAGTATCACGGGACAAATCTCACTTTCCAGCAACTCGCGACAAAAGAAGTCAAAATCAACTTTCCGGCCTCGCTTCCGGCTAATGTGACCGACTCTTTAACAATTACCTATTCCGGACCGCCGGCTACCGATAATAATGCTTTTGCCACGGGATCCCAGAACGGAACACCTATTGTCTCGACACTGAGTGAACCGTATGGAGCCCAGGACTGGTTCCCAACAAAACAGAGCCTGAATGATAAGATTGACCGTTTTGACTTTAAAATTACGGCACCTTCCCAATACAATGTGGCGGCCAACGGCAAGCTGATGTCCGAAACCCAGTTGCCAAACGGGAAAAAACTGACATTCTGGAGAACCATGTATCCTATGGCCTCTTATCTGGTGGCTCTGGCCATTACCAATTTCACCAAGCTCAACGATACCATGGGGTCGCCGCCATTCCCCTTTGTGAACTATGTATATCCAACCACGGCCAATAACGCATCAACGATGTCCAATATCAACTGGACCAAGCAGATCATGGATGTTTTTGAAACCTATTTCGGGACTTATCCTTTCAGGAATGAGAAATACGGTCATATGGAATTCCAGTACGGAGGAACCTGTATGGAACATCAGACCATGCCTTCCATGAGCAGCTGGGACAGGGGAGTAATTGCCCATGAACTTGCACACCAGTGGTTTGGGGATAAGGTAACTTGCGGAACCTGGAACGATATCTGGCTGAATGAAGGTTTTGCCACTTTCGGCGAACACCTGGCCAATGAAAAGCTTCTGATGACCAACACGCAGTTCATGACCTACCTGTCGGGACAAAAAAACTATATTACAGGAGCTCCGGGAGGAAGTGTTTACGTGGCGGATTCTAATTTGGGAAGTATCGGAGCGATCTTCAGCGGGAGACTGTCTTATTCCAAAGGAGGTTACGTTCTCAGGATGCTAAAGTGGATCCTGGGCGATGCAGCTTTTTATCAGGCCCTGAAAGACTACCACTCCAGAGCGAACCTGGCCTACAGCTATGCCCAGACAGCAGATCTCAATGCCTCTCTGTTACAGTCAACCGGCAAGGATTTTACCGAATTCTTCAACGACTGGATTTACGGGGAAGGTTATCCTACGTATACCATCCGCTGGAAGCAGAACGGGAACCAGGTGACTTTCAGGGCTTCCCAGGTGCAGAGCAGCCCCACGGTAAGCTTTTTTGAAATGCCGCTACCCATCAAAGTAAACGGAACCGGTGGTCAGGTCGCCTATTTTGCCCTGAATAATACCACTAATAACCAGTATTTTACCCAGACGGTGTCTTTCCCGGTTGCCAGTGTGGAATTCAATTATGAATACCAGATTCTGGAGAAAAATTCCACAGTTGCCCAGGATGCCACTTTGGGGACAGCAGACCTTATTACCGAAACGTTTGCCCTGTATCCTAATCCGGCACGGAATGAGCTGAATATAAAAGGAATTTCTCAGAAAACAGATTATACCATCTATTTTACAGATGGGAAGCTGGTAAGAAAGGATACGTATGAGCCCGGTAAGGCGATCAATATTGCCGAGCTGGTTCCCGGAACATATATGTTCAGGATTAAAGACAAGGATGTTAAATTTATCAAATACTAA
- the dacB gene encoding D-alanyl-D-alanine carboxypeptidase/D-alanyl-D-alanine endopeptidase translates to MVNFRKYVSGITVLATGFFFAQSTVSTVLYSQAYDNQKNTLNLPSPITAAVEKTVLSAKELVDINVNTMMADPVLKNATWGFVVYDPKTKKVISSYNETTPLVPASTTKLLTTETAMNLLGENYRWMTQLEYSGSIDENGVLNGNLYLVGSGDPSLGTNKAGAWSYRDIISDFIGGMSREGIKKVNGDIVIQTALFKGNISGLPENVVWLENNNYYLPAGTTHEINPANEKLIVKNSGSFSADKKYFYVSPYVKKVVYADKYEGDGILTTKIPDAPAYLANTFRTTLVKSGIAVTGKVTPKMTDANPESRKMIAMYKSPTLGDIIYYTNQHSDNSLAEALLKTVGFQKLGDQTTESGRIVVTEHLKDRNFDIEGLNYIDGSGLSRSNHVTPIAQAKFLTSLMDEKYFKTYLNSLPVGGQSGTLKRMFIGTGNGQVFAKTGTLNKVKTLAGYLKTNTGKTLVFSLMVNNYAGSVDMVKKRMERILEPALDL, encoded by the coding sequence ATGGTAAATTTCAGAAAATATGTTTCAGGTATTACGGTTTTGGCCACTGGTTTTTTCTTTGCCCAATCTACCGTTTCTACAGTACTGTATTCACAGGCCTACGACAATCAAAAAAACACGTTAAATCTCCCTTCTCCGATTACTGCTGCAGTAGAGAAGACCGTTTTGTCGGCCAAAGAACTCGTGGATATCAATGTTAATACCATGATGGCCGATCCGGTGCTCAAAAACGCAACCTGGGGCTTCGTGGTATATGACCCGAAGACGAAAAAAGTAATTTCTTCGTATAATGAAACCACTCCGCTCGTCCCAGCTTCCACCACCAAGCTTCTTACCACCGAGACAGCCATGAACCTGCTCGGAGAAAACTACCGCTGGATGACCCAGCTGGAATATTCAGGAAGCATCGATGAAAACGGGGTACTGAACGGAAACCTTTACCTTGTAGGAAGCGGTGACCCATCTTTGGGTACCAATAAGGCAGGGGCATGGTCATATAGGGATATTATTTCAGATTTCATAGGCGGGATGTCACGTGAGGGGATTAAAAAGGTAAATGGTGATATTGTGATCCAGACAGCGCTTTTCAAAGGCAATATTTCAGGGCTTCCGGAAAATGTTGTTTGGTTGGAAAACAATAATTACTACCTGCCGGCAGGAACCACTCATGAAATCAATCCGGCTAACGAAAAGCTGATCGTTAAGAACAGTGGTAGCTTTTCTGCGGATAAGAAATATTTCTATGTTTCTCCGTATGTAAAAAAAGTAGTATATGCGGATAAATATGAGGGTGACGGAATCCTGACCACAAAGATTCCTGACGCTCCGGCATATCTTGCCAATACCTTCAGGACTACTCTGGTAAAAAGCGGTATTGCGGTAACAGGGAAGGTAACCCCAAAAATGACGGATGCCAATCCTGAAAGCCGTAAAATGATTGCCATGTATAAATCACCTACATTGGGTGACATCATTTACTACACCAATCAGCACAGCGATAATTCCCTGGCAGAAGCACTCCTGAAAACCGTGGGATTCCAGAAACTGGGCGACCAGACCACGGAATCCGGAAGGATTGTGGTAACGGAACACCTAAAAGACCGTAATTTCGATATCGAAGGCCTGAATTATATCGACGGTAGCGGGCTTTCAAGAAGCAACCACGTTACACCTATTGCCCAGGCTAAGTTTTTGACCTCCTTGATGGATGAAAAATATTTTAAGACCTATCTCAATTCTTTACCGGTAGGCGGGCAGTCCGGCACGCTGAAGCGAATGTTCATCGGTACAGGAAACGGCCAGGTGTTTGCTAAAACCGGAACATTGAACAAGGTAAAAACCCTTGCAGGATATTTGAAAACCAATACCGGAAAGACGTTAGTATTCTCACTGATGGTGAATAACTATGCAGGATCTGTGGATATGGTGAAAAAGAGGATGGAAAGAATTTTGGAACCTGCACTGGATTTGTAG
- the priA gene encoding replication restart helicase PriA — protein MQYAQIILPLNLKGSFTYTVPEELVPQIQEGMRVLVPFRGKKIYTGVVFELHHNTPEGFLAKDIISILDEQPIVPEAQLKFWSWLSDYYLCGLGEIYRFAFPSSLKLESETYLKLKPNAIVDFENLDVNEMYLVQALEVRQLINLTDIEAFIPKKDIIRTINSLIDLQYIEIDEKIAEKYKAKEVAYVKVRDEIIQDMNLMEVLLKLNRAAKQKELFLMILEKQTENPGQPIRKSDLFEDGFFASSHFKALADKNLVEEYYLRKDRLESYQGDIEGIEELSEAQKKAKTDIDAAFEAGKNVLLHGVTSSGKTHIYLEKIEECIQQDKNVLFLLPETSLAKQIIQRLEKKYGRLLGFYHQKLTDFERVEVWRKVRQNELRILIGTRNALFLPFQNLGLVIVDEEHDSAYRPREVSPYFNARDASLVFGSLYGARVILGSATPSVESYYLAKKDKLKYVLINERFGNVKLPSYEIINFKEAQESKKVTGNFSLKLTDEIKKTLDEHNQVMILHNRRGYANVVECETCGYVNYCSNCDVVMTYHKAANEMKCHYCGQRASKPRVCPKCHSENLNERGVGVEQIHEEVTKLFPDQEVDRMDVDSMRKKFAYEKLYEKIEARETDILVGTQMISKGLDFDHVELVAIPKADSMLYVQDFRAEERAYQLITQVSGRAGRVSGNGKIVIQTFNPEHSVFQLITMNDPSKIYEYFLDERKKFHYPPFTRLMMIELKHRKEDRVNRASLFLGSVLRKYLPEECVLGPERAQIAKLNNLYQFQIMLKLPRGKKYEKFKEMVAVSIQEFNEITAYQSVKTDVFVDY, from the coding sequence TTGCAGTACGCCCAGATTATTTTACCGTTAAATTTAAAAGGATCTTTTACATATACCGTTCCTGAAGAGCTTGTGCCTCAGATCCAGGAGGGCATGCGCGTACTGGTCCCTTTCCGGGGTAAAAAGATCTATACCGGAGTTGTTTTTGAATTGCATCACAACACGCCTGAAGGTTTTCTCGCCAAGGACATCATCAGCATTCTCGACGAACAGCCTATTGTACCAGAAGCGCAGCTCAAATTCTGGAGCTGGCTGTCAGACTACTATCTGTGCGGGTTGGGTGAGATCTACCGTTTTGCCTTTCCGTCCTCTCTGAAACTGGAAAGCGAAACCTATCTTAAATTAAAGCCCAATGCCATTGTCGATTTTGAAAACCTTGATGTAAATGAGATGTATCTGGTCCAGGCCCTGGAAGTCAGGCAGCTCATTAACCTTACGGATATTGAGGCTTTTATTCCCAAGAAAGACATCATCAGAACCATCAATTCCCTGATTGATCTCCAGTACATAGAAATTGATGAAAAAATAGCGGAAAAGTATAAGGCTAAAGAAGTCGCTTATGTAAAGGTCCGCGATGAAATTATTCAGGACATGAACCTCATGGAGGTGCTGTTAAAGCTCAACAGGGCCGCGAAACAGAAAGAGCTTTTCCTGATGATCCTGGAAAAACAGACCGAGAATCCTGGCCAGCCGATCAGGAAGTCTGACCTTTTCGAGGATGGATTTTTTGCGTCATCCCATTTTAAGGCGCTCGCTGATAAAAACCTGGTGGAAGAATATTACCTCCGTAAAGACAGGCTGGAAAGCTATCAGGGAGACATAGAAGGTATTGAGGAATTGTCAGAAGCTCAGAAAAAAGCAAAAACAGACATCGATGCCGCTTTTGAAGCAGGCAAAAATGTATTGCTTCACGGCGTTACCTCATCAGGAAAGACTCATATTTACCTGGAAAAAATTGAAGAATGCATTCAGCAGGACAAAAATGTACTGTTTCTGCTGCCTGAAACATCACTGGCCAAACAAATCATCCAGCGTCTGGAAAAAAAATACGGCAGGCTTCTTGGTTTTTACCATCAGAAGCTCACGGATTTTGAACGGGTTGAAGTATGGAGAAAAGTTCGCCAGAATGAACTCAGGATCCTGATCGGGACCCGGAATGCCCTGTTCCTGCCTTTTCAGAACCTGGGTCTGGTTATTGTGGATGAAGAACACGACTCTGCCTACCGTCCGAGAGAAGTGTCACCGTATTTCAATGCGAGGGATGCATCATTGGTTTTCGGTTCCCTGTATGGTGCCCGGGTAATTTTAGGATCGGCAACACCTTCTGTGGAAAGTTACTATCTTGCCAAAAAAGACAAGCTTAAATATGTCCTGATTAATGAACGGTTTGGCAATGTAAAGCTACCGTCTTATGAGATCATCAATTTCAAAGAAGCCCAGGAATCCAAAAAAGTAACGGGTAATTTTTCTTTAAAGCTGACGGATGAAATCAAAAAGACTTTGGATGAGCACAATCAGGTGATGATACTGCATAACCGCCGCGGTTATGCGAATGTTGTTGAATGTGAAACCTGCGGTTATGTTAACTATTGCTCCAACTGCGATGTGGTTATGACGTATCATAAAGCAGCCAATGAAATGAAGTGCCATTACTGCGGGCAAAGGGCCTCTAAACCCCGGGTTTGCCCGAAATGTCATTCTGAAAACCTTAACGAGAGGGGGGTAGGCGTGGAGCAGATTCATGAAGAAGTAACCAAACTTTTCCCAGATCAGGAAGTGGACCGGATGGATGTAGATTCCATGCGGAAAAAATTTGCGTATGAAAAGCTGTACGAAAAAATAGAAGCCCGGGAGACAGATATCTTAGTGGGAACCCAGATGATTTCCAAAGGACTGGATTTTGATCATGTCGAGCTTGTGGCTATTCCTAAAGCAGATTCCATGCTGTATGTACAGGATTTCAGGGCTGAGGAAAGAGCATATCAGCTGATCACACAGGTTTCAGGAAGAGCCGGAAGGGTTTCCGGAAACGGTAAAATTGTAATCCAGACCTTCAATCCCGAACATTCCGTTTTCCAGCTGATCACTATGAATGATCCTTCAAAGATTTATGAATATTTTCTGGATGAACGGAAGAAATTTCATTATCCGCCTTTTACCAGGCTCATGATGATCGAACTCAAACACAGGAAGGAAGACCGTGTAAACCGCGCGTCACTGTTTTTAGGCTCGGTACTCAGGAAATACCTCCCGGAAGAATGTGTTTTAGGCCCGGAAAGAGCTCAGATTGCCAAACTCAACAACCTGTACCAGTTCCAGATCATGCTTAAACTGCCTCGCGGTAAGAAATATGAAAAGTTCAAGGAAATGGTAGCAGTAAGTATTCAGGAGTTTAATGAAATTACAGCTTATCAAAGTGTGAAAACAGATGTTTTTGTGGATTATTAA
- a CDS encoding AEC family transporter: MVNFVLIAVCILAGMVFKATKSIHPDAHKGINTWILYLALPAVSFKYLPKVQWTKEMLFPIAATLLIAVVCFFVMKLYSRSKNYSERSRSTMELVSGYSNTSFIGFPLISAFYGESLLSIAIICDQTMFFALSTLGIIAAVRGGSKSGKVSAAFILRRLLTFPPLLGCMAALVLSRYIDFTAAEPFFDKLAATVSPLALFSVGLQLKFNGWKKLIPQMSVSMLYKLVLAPAIVLVLALLIGIKGDVAKITIFEAAMPTVVTSSIIAEQFRLNTKLTNLIVGFSIIVGFVTSAAWYQIIALFF, encoded by the coding sequence ATGGTCAATTTCGTTCTGATTGCTGTCTGTATCCTGGCAGGAATGGTATTTAAGGCAACAAAGTCTATTCATCCGGATGCGCATAAAGGAATTAACACCTGGATCCTGTATCTCGCGCTTCCGGCAGTGTCCTTCAAATACCTGCCTAAAGTGCAGTGGACAAAAGAAATGCTTTTTCCTATAGCAGCCACACTTCTCATTGCGGTAGTCTGTTTTTTTGTGATGAAGCTATACAGCAGGAGCAAAAACTATTCAGAGCGGTCGAGAAGCACGATGGAACTGGTCAGCGGGTACAGCAATACCTCTTTCATCGGTTTTCCGCTGATCAGTGCTTTTTACGGGGAAAGCCTGCTGAGCATTGCCATCATCTGTGACCAGACCATGTTTTTCGCACTTTCCACCTTAGGAATTATTGCTGCTGTGCGGGGCGGAAGCAAATCGGGAAAAGTAAGCGCTGCATTTATCCTCAGGAGGCTGCTGACATTTCCGCCGCTTTTAGGATGTATGGCGGCATTAGTCTTATCGAGGTATATTGATTTTACCGCAGCTGAGCCCTTCTTTGACAAGCTTGCGGCTACGGTAAGTCCATTGGCTTTGTTTTCTGTCGGGTTACAGCTTAAATTCAACGGATGGAAGAAACTGATTCCGCAAATGTCCGTATCCATGCTTTACAAGCTTGTTCTGGCGCCGGCTATCGTGCTGGTCCTTGCATTGCTCATTGGAATCAAAGGAGATGTGGCGAAAATAACCATCTTTGAAGCTGCAATGCCTACGGTAGTTACTTCCAGCATCATTGCAGAACAGTTCAGGCTTAATACTAAACTCACCAATCTCATTGTAGGATTCAGTATTATTGTAGGATTCGTAACTTCTGCGGCCTGGTATCAGATTATTGCGCTATTCTTTTAA
- a CDS encoding beta-mannosidase yields MNKTLLFAFIFIQSFIDAQFSERSLSSEQWQFKNTKDHTWLPAKVPGTVHLDLMQNRIIPDPFKDENEKKVQWIENEDWEYRTVFKVSSKELENTNIDLVFRGLDTFSEVYLNGKQIGNTDNMFRTWEIPVKGYLKVGDNLLQVKFRSAVQTGKKLAENVHFTMPESPRSFVRKAQYQFGWDWGPRFVTAGIWKDVQLSFWNQARLKQVRIGQASLTKQKAELNIRAEIIAEKPGDYSLNINHQSKKITLKQGLNVIELPYRISNPKLWQPNGWGKPDMYELAVTLKKGSSTIDQSFQKIGLRTVELVQEKDKQGKSFYFKVNGRPMYVKGTNWIPADSFSPRVSKEKYQKLIRDCKEANMNMVRVWGGGIYEDDEFYKACDENGILVWQDFMFAGSFYPADENFQQNVEAEVKDQVERLQNHPSLALWCGNNEVDEAIVNWGYQKQFKYSKEDSMQVWRDYKKIFHEVIPNAIKKYAASDKAIYWPSSPSIGWGHKESLTEGDSHYWGVWWGEQPFEIYNEKVGRFMSEYGFQGMPSMATTKSMFSGKPDLNINNPVIKAHEKHVRGWEIINTYMARDYKIPADFMQYNYVSQLLQARGMQIAIEAHRRAKPYNMGTLYWQLNDCWPVVSWSSVDYLGNWKALHYQVKRSFENQVILPEEKNEVLNFYVINDELKTFENVSLDFDILTLNGEKKGSAGTAETKTLEPNGVLKLDPFSLEEVIGDSDRNEIFLHLMLKDAKNNVITESNYFFSKPKDLKLTKPNVSVKKISPMEIEVSTDVLAKDVYLMGNTHFSDNFFDLLPNRPKRILLAEPLQHIEVMTLWDTMN; encoded by the coding sequence ATGAACAAAACATTACTTTTTGCCTTTATTTTTATTCAGTCTTTTATCGATGCTCAATTTTCCGAGCGGAGCTTATCTTCAGAACAGTGGCAGTTTAAAAATACAAAAGACCACACCTGGTTACCGGCAAAGGTTCCCGGAACGGTTCATCTTGACCTGATGCAAAACCGCATCATTCCCGATCCTTTTAAAGATGAGAATGAAAAGAAAGTCCAGTGGATCGAAAATGAAGACTGGGAATACCGGACCGTTTTTAAGGTCAGTTCAAAGGAGCTGGAAAACACGAATATAGATTTGGTATTCCGGGGTCTGGACACATTCTCCGAAGTGTATCTTAATGGAAAACAGATCGGAAATACAGACAATATGTTCAGGACATGGGAAATTCCTGTTAAGGGTTACCTGAAAGTGGGCGATAATCTGTTACAGGTTAAATTCAGGTCTGCGGTGCAGACGGGAAAAAAGCTGGCGGAGAACGTTCATTTCACGATGCCGGAATCACCAAGGAGCTTTGTGAGGAAAGCGCAGTATCAGTTCGGATGGGATTGGGGACCAAGGTTTGTGACGGCAGGAATCTGGAAGGACGTACAGCTCAGCTTCTGGAACCAGGCCAGGTTGAAGCAGGTCAGGATAGGACAGGCATCATTAACAAAGCAAAAAGCGGAGCTGAATATCCGGGCGGAAATTATTGCAGAAAAGCCGGGAGATTATAGCTTAAACATCAACCATCAGTCTAAAAAAATAACCTTAAAACAGGGGCTGAACGTAATTGAATTGCCTTACAGGATCAGCAACCCGAAGCTATGGCAACCAAATGGATGGGGAAAACCGGATATGTATGAGCTGGCAGTAACCCTTAAGAAAGGTTCTTCAACAATAGACCAATCCTTTCAGAAAATTGGTTTGAGAACCGTGGAACTTGTACAGGAGAAAGATAAACAGGGAAAATCATTTTATTTTAAAGTCAATGGCAGACCTATGTATGTGAAAGGAACCAACTGGATTCCTGCCGACAGTTTTTCACCGAGGGTAAGCAAGGAAAAATATCAGAAGCTCATTAGAGACTGTAAAGAAGCCAATATGAATATGGTCAGGGTCTGGGGCGGCGGGATCTATGAAGATGATGAATTTTATAAAGCCTGTGATGAAAACGGAATTCTTGTGTGGCAGGATTTTATGTTTGCGGGAAGTTTCTATCCGGCAGATGAAAATTTTCAGCAAAATGTTGAGGCAGAAGTGAAAGACCAGGTCGAAAGGCTTCAGAACCATCCGTCACTGGCTTTGTGGTGCGGAAACAATGAAGTGGATGAAGCCATTGTCAACTGGGGATATCAGAAACAGTTCAAATATTCTAAGGAAGATTCGATGCAGGTCTGGAGAGATTACAAGAAAATCTTCCATGAAGTCATTCCCAATGCGATAAAGAAATATGCAGCCTCCGATAAAGCCATTTACTGGCCAAGCTCTCCCTCAATCGGTTGGGGACACAAAGAAAGCCTTACCGAAGGCGATTCCCATTATTGGGGCGTTTGGTGGGGCGAGCAGCCGTTTGAAATATACAATGAAAAAGTGGGGCGTTTCATGTCGGAATACGGCTTCCAGGGGATGCCTAGCATGGCAACTACAAAATCAATGTTCTCTGGTAAACCGGATTTAAATATCAATAATCCGGTGATCAAAGCCCATGAAAAACATGTGCGAGGATGGGAGATCATCAATACTTATATGGCGCGCGATTATAAAATTCCTGCAGATTTTATGCAGTACAATTATGTTTCCCAGTTATTGCAGGCCCGCGGAATGCAGATCGCCATTGAAGCCCACCGCCGGGCAAAACCATACAATATGGGAACATTATACTGGCAGCTGAACGACTGCTGGCCGGTGGTTTCCTGGTCATCCGTCGATTATCTTGGCAATTGGAAAGCGTTACATTACCAGGTGAAAAGGAGCTTTGAAAATCAGGTAATTTTACCGGAAGAAAAAAATGAAGTCTTAAACTTTTATGTTATCAATGATGAATTAAAAACGTTTGAGAATGTATCGTTGGATTTTGATATCCTGACCTTGAATGGGGAGAAAAAAGGTTCGGCGGGAACCGCGGAAACCAAAACTTTGGAACCCAACGGAGTGCTGAAATTGGATCCTTTTTCGCTGGAAGAGGTCATTGGAGATTCAGACAGAAATGAAATTTTTTTGCATTTAATGTTAAAAGATGCAAAAAATAATGTGATTACGGAAAGCAATTATTTCTTTTCTAAGCCAAAAGATTTAAAGCTTACTAAACCCAACGTCAGTGTAAAGAAAATATCCCCGATGGAAATAGAGGTTTCCACTGATGTCTTGGCAAAAGATGTATACCTGATGGGAAATACCCATTTCAGCGATAATTTCTTTGATCTGCTTCCCAATAGGCCTAAAAGGATCCTACTGGCTGAACCATTGCAGCATATCGAAGTGATGACTTTATGGGATACGATGAATTAG
- a CDS encoding copper homeostasis protein CutC, producing the protein MSKIEIACFNPESAMIAFDNGADRIELCDGLSEGGTTPDFETVKQLREKINIPIFVMIRPRGGDFTYSEEEFEQMKSDLVQLKMLNVDGFVFGILNENDQVNIVQNKELVALAQPYPCTFHRAFDRAKDLETSLEQVIECGFTTILTSGQKPNVSEGIENLKKLVELSDGRIEILVGGGLRSGNIAGIQEFTKATYFHSSAITDGGAFADADEVVALKNA; encoded by the coding sequence ATGTCAAAAATAGAAATAGCCTGCTTTAATCCGGAATCCGCAATGATTGCCTTTGACAACGGAGCCGACAGGATAGAATTGTGTGACGGACTGAGCGAAGGCGGTACCACACCTGATTTTGAAACCGTAAAGCAGCTCAGGGAAAAAATAAACATCCCCATCTTTGTAATGATCCGTCCCCGTGGTGGAGATTTTACCTATTCTGAGGAAGAATTTGAACAGATGAAGTCAGACCTGGTTCAGCTGAAGATGTTAAATGTCGATGGTTTTGTATTCGGGATCCTGAATGAAAATGACCAGGTTAATATTGTTCAGAACAAAGAACTCGTTGCATTGGCACAGCCTTATCCATGTACATTTCACCGGGCCTTTGACCGTGCTAAAGATCTGGAAACTTCCCTGGAGCAGGTGATCGAGTGCGGTTTTACAACCATCCTTACCTCGGGCCAGAAACCCAATGTGTCAGAAGGCATAGAAAACTTAAAAAAACTGGTGGAATTATCCGATGGAAGAATTGAAATCCTGGTTGGAGGCGGGCTGCGGTCTGGCAATATTGCCGGCATCCAGGAGTTTACCAAAGCAACATACTTTCATTCTTCTGCTATTACGGACGGCGGAGCTTTCGCGGATGCTGATGAGGTAGTCGCGTTAAAGAATGCTTAA